TTTCGCGGGTTGCCACCATCTCTCCGCGGCGCATAACCGACACCATGTCGGTCGCGGCCATGATCTCACGCAGTTTGTGCGTGATCAGCAGGATGGTTTTGCCTTCGTTCTTAAGAACTTCAAGGATTTTGAAAAGGTGATCCGCCTCGGCAGGTGTCAAAACGCCGGTCGGTTCATCCAGGATCAGGACTTCGGCGCTGCGATAGAGAGCTTTCAGAATTTCGACACGCTGCTGAAGTCCGACCGGCAGCTCACCGGTGATTGCTTCCGGATCAACCCGGAGCTCATATTCAGTTTCCAGGCGATGCAGTTCGGATCGGGCACGGTTAAGGCCGCCGGCCAGAAGCGCACTGTCTTCGGCGCCAAGAACGACATTTTCCAGAACGGTGAAATTGTCGACCAACATGAAGTGCTGGTGAACCATCCCGATTCCCATCCCGATCGCAGCCTTTGAATCCGTGATCGTGACCTTGTTACCGTTGACCAGGATGTCCCCGGTGTCGGCTTGATAAAAGCCGTAAAGGATCGACATCAAGGTCGATTTGCCCGCGCCATTCTCACCGATAATGCCGTGGATTGACCCCTTCTTTACAACAAGGTCAATGTCCTTGTTGGCATGGACCGCCCCAAAGCTTTTGTTGATTTTGCGCAGCTCAATTGCAGGTGTGTCGCTCATGCCATCCCCCAGGCGTGACGATTGCTTTTTGTCATTCTTGCTGTGTCCTGTTCAGCGTTCAGGCAGGCCTTCAAAAAGGGCACGGCCCATCCGCCACCACATCATGGACCACAATCTCACCTTTCGAGATTGCGTCGACCGCTGCATCTGCAGCAGCTTTCATGTCTTCTGAAATCAGGGCGTGATTGTTTTCATCCAACACCCAGTCCATTCCGCCTTCCTTCAGGCCCAAAACCTGGACGCCTGGCGCGAAGGATCCACTCACTGCGGATGTAAAACTGTCGTAAACCGCATTGTCCACGCGCTTGCGAATGGAAGTTAGAACCTTGCCCGGATGCAGGCCATTCTGATTGCTGTCCGTTCCAAGACCGAGGACTCCTGCATCTGCTGCAGCCTGCAGGACCCCAATCCCGGTCCCTCCAGCTGCCTGGATAACCACATCCGCGCCGCGATTGATCTGGCCGCGCGCCAGTTCTGCACCGCGCACCGGATCGGCAAACGCAGCCGGAGTGTCACCGGTCATATTCGACAGTACCTTGGTTTGCTGGTTTGCCGACAGTGCACCTTGCTTATAGCCGCACAGGAAACGCTGAATGATCGGAATGTCCATGCCGCCGACAAATCCGATCGTCCCGGTTTTTGAGGCCATGGCGGCCAGCAAGCCACCGATGTAGGCGCCTTCATGTTCCTTGAAGACGTAGGATCGGACATTCGGCTGCTCGACCACCATATCAACGATGGCAAAATCTTCTTCCGGAAACTCAGAAGCCACCTGGCCCAGCGCATTTGCCTGGTTAAACCCGATTGCAACAATCGGCTCACTGCCACGGCTGGCAAAGTTCCGCAGCGCTTGAAGGCTCTGCGCATCTCGTTCCAGTTCAAATTCCCGCACGGCCTGACCGGTTTCATCCGTGAACCGTTTCACGCCGTCAAAAGCGCTCTCGTTGAACGAGCCATCAAATTTGCCGCCGACCGAATAAACAATCGCCGGTTCTGCTTGCACAGCAAAGGCTGCCAAGCTGCCTAAAACGACAGACATTATTCCTGTACGAAAACGGACCATCAGATCCCCGCTAGACCGCGAACCGGGAAACCCCAAAAGAAACGCATCCCGCACGCAGAACCGCGCGGGATGCAAAGACACATCAGATCAGACCGGGCAGTTCTGATCAGACATATAGTCGTGAACAACAATTTCACCGGAGATGATTTTGTTGGATGCCTCTTCGACGGCAGCCTTCATCTCATCGTTGACGAGCTCGGCGTTATTGTCGTCCAGCGACCAGTCAACGCCACCTTCTTTGAGGCCAAGAACCTCAAAGCCGGAGGACCATGAATCGTTGGCAGCGTCTTCAAATGCCTGGTAAACGGCGATGTCAACGCGCTTCAGCATGGAGGTCAAAACAGAACCCGGGTGCAGACCGTTCTGGTTGCTGTCCACACCAATACCGAGCTTACCAGCATCTGCAGCAGCTTGAAGAACA
This window of the Roseibium alexandrii DFL-11 genome carries:
- a CDS encoding BMP family lipoprotein; its protein translation is MSVVLGSLAAFAVQAEPAIVYSVGGKFDGSFNESAFDGVKRFTDETGQAVREFELERDAQSLQALRNFASRGSEPIVAIGFNQANALGQVASEFPEEDFAIVDMVVEQPNVRSYVFKEHEGAYIGGLLAAMASKTGTIGFVGGMDIPIIQRFLCGYKQGALSANQQTKVLSNMTGDTPAAFADPVRGAELARGQINRGADVVIQAAGGTGIGVLQAAADAGVLGLGTDSNQNGLHPGKVLTSIRKRVDNAVYDSFTSAVSGSFAPGVQVLGLKEGGMDWVLDENNHALISEDMKAAADAAVDAISKGEIVVHDVVADGPCPF